The Curtobacterium poinsettiae DNA segment GGAACTCGCCGAGGTCGTCGGCGGCGACCCCGAGGAGTACGAGCGCGACCTCGACGCCGCGGTCGCCGGAGCCCAGCGGATGCGGCGGAGGAACGTCGGTACGGTCTTGCTCACCCTGGGCGGCGCCGGCGCCGTGCTGGTCTCCGACGAGGGGGCCTTCGCCGCCGCCGCACCCGAGATCGTCGCCCGCTCGACCGTCGGCGCGGGGGACTCCTCGCTCGCCGGCTACCTGCTCGCCGAGGTCGCCGGAGCGTCACCCGAGCAACGTCTCGCCCAGGCCGTGGCCACCGGTGCCGCGGCCGCAGCACTGCCCGGCAGCGACGTGCCGGCACTCGACCACACCGACCCGACGGCGGTCTCCGTGCGGGTGCTCGGCACGCACCCGGCCCCCGAACCCGCCTGATCCCCTCCCCACCCCGCCCGACGACCCCACGAACACCTGCACCACCGCGCGATCAGCGCCATTGCGAAGGAGCAAGCACATGTCCGCAGACTCGAGTCCGCGCCTCATCAGCGCACAGCTCGTCGGCCTCGACGAGGACCTCGGAGCCACGTCGACCGACGTCATCCGGGTGCTCGCCGACCGCGTCGCCGCGACCGGCCGCGCCGCCGACGGCGCCACGCTCGCCGACGACGCCGTCAAGCGCGAGGCGAGCGTCGGAACGGGCGTCCCCGGTGGCATCGCCATCCCGCACGCCCGGTCGGCGTCGGTGTCCGAGCCGACGCTGGCGTTCTCGCGCCTGGCCCGGAAGGTGCCGTTCGGTGCTCCGGACGGCGACGCCGACATCGTCTTCATGATCGCCGTGCCCGAGGGGGCGGACAAGGACCACCTGACGGTCCTCTCGACCCTGGCCCGGGCGCTCATCCGTGACGACTTCACGGCCGCGTTGCGGGCCGCGACCACGGCCGACGAGATCGTCCGGTTGGTCGACGACGAGGTGGGCGGCGAAGTGGCCGAGGCCGGCGTCGGGAAGGCGAGCAGTGCCTCCGATCCGGCCACCGCGCCCGCCGCCGACCGGAAGGTCTTCGTCGGCGTCACGGCCTGCCCGACCGGCATCGCGCACACCTACATGGCGGCCGACGCCCTCGTCGCCGCAGCCCAGCGCGCCGGTGCCGAGATGCACGTCGAGACGCAGGGGTCCTCGCAGGTCGAGCCCCTCGACCCGGCGCTCATCGCCCGTGCCGACGCCGTCGTGTTCGCGGTCGACGTCGACGTCCGCGACCGCGGTCGGTTCGCCGGCAAGCCGCTGGTGTCCGGACCCGTCAAGCGTGGTGTCGACGAACCCGACGAGATGATCGCCGAGGCCATCCGCGCCTCGGAGGACCCGCACGCCGCACGCGTGCAGGGCGGCGCCGCCGTCGAGGGCGCGTCCACCGCCAAGAACGAGCACTTCGGTCAGGCGCTCAAGCGCTGGCTGCTCACGGGCGTCAGCTACATGATCCCGTTCGTCGCCGGTGGCGGGCTCCTCATCGCGCTCGGCTTCCTGCTGTCGGGGTACCAGATCGCGTCGACCCACGGGGACGACGGCATGAGCAACGCCGCGTGGACG contains these protein-coding regions:
- a CDS encoding fructose-specific PTS transporter subunit EIIC: MSADSSPRLISAQLVGLDEDLGATSTDVIRVLADRVAATGRAADGATLADDAVKREASVGTGVPGGIAIPHARSASVSEPTLAFSRLARKVPFGAPDGDADIVFMIAVPEGADKDHLTVLSTLARALIRDDFTAALRAATTADEIVRLVDDEVGGEVAEAGVGKASSASDPATAPAADRKVFVGVTACPTGIAHTYMAADALVAAAQRAGAEMHVETQGSSQVEPLDPALIARADAVVFAVDVDVRDRGRFAGKPLVSGPVKRGVDEPDEMIAEAIRASEDPHAARVQGGAAVEGASTAKNEHFGQALKRWLLTGVSYMIPFVAGGGLLIALGFLLSGYQIASTHGDDGMSNAAWTLTHSTLLNLPAEGLGYYLGAAAFQIGQVSLSFLVAALAGYIAYAMADRPGIAPGFVAGSIAVFMNAGFLGGLVGGLIAGAAAYWIGRIPTWRWLRGLMPVVIIPLFASIIASGLMLLVLGGPIAWVMTELTAFLNSLSGASAVLLGIILGLMMAFDLGGPVNKVAYAFAVAGLGAGTATNVVPFEIMAAVMGAGMVPPLAMALASTLFYRNGFTKPERENGKAAYLLGLSFISEGAIPFAAADPLRVIPASMVGAAVTGAISMAVGVTSRAPHGGVFVFFAIGNFWAWLGAVVLGAFISAGVLVALKKWVRRRPVDEAAAGSEAAVAGETVGQRAPVAA